Within Alteromonas gilva, the genomic segment ATAGACTAGCACCACAAGGGCCACTGCCAGTATCATCGCTGCCGAAACGCCATTGAGCAGCGCTGCGATGGCAAATGGCAGGAGCAAGGACAGCCATAAGGCAAGCATCAGAATGAGCGTTCTTAGCGGCCATAAACTCATACCCGAGCGCGCTGTCACCGTTAGAAAATCGAGTCTGCCAGACGCGCGTTCAGCAGCCCGCATGTCATGCAGCAACAAAATGAGCAGCAGAGGAGCAAGTACGGCAACCACAAAGGCAAAATCGATTCGCCCGGTCATAGCCAACTCCGGGTTTTGGGTGTCTGACTCGTGAATTTGCCCTTCCAGCGCAAGCATTCTGATGCGGTGCTTCCATGGGTAGACATCCCGAACCCCCAGCGCTGCAAAGGCCAGAGGCGACGGTGACGAATACGTGAGGTGAAAGCTGTAATAGGCAACATAACCATAGTCATGATGACTGGCGGTCACTTCCTCACGGTCTGTTTTGTCAGCCGCGAGCAGGCGCTCAATGGTGGCATGCTGCTGAGCGACTTCGGCACTGCCGGTCCATACCGAAAACAGGGCAATCAGTAAGCTTGCAAGCAGTACAAATTGCGTTGATTTTCTACCTAATACGAATCGCGATTCACGACGGATATCCAGCCAGTTCATACTCTTTTACCTGCAAATAAAATGGTCCCAACGACGACTATCAGTGACAACAAAAGTTGCAGTAGCGAGGCAAGACTCTGTGCCACACGCTGCTTAGCAGCGAGTCCGGTGAAACGAAAATCATTGAGAATGTGCCAGTTTTCGGCGCTCACAGTCGCCTTCTTTTTAGCTTCGTGGCTGCTATATTTATTGCTGTCTGCGGCGTAACTTAGTCCTTCAGCATGCAGTTTGTTGAGGGATTGTACGAAATCAAAACGCACAGCCTCTGCCTCGCGTAAAAAACGGTGATAATTTTCTAAATCTGTACCAGCCAGTTTCATTGAGGCAGTTTGAATCGCGAGCACAGGTGAAAGCCAGCCAAAGCGTCGGGCTATATCGGACTGGGCTTTCTCGCGCTGCATTTGTTGTTCGGCAAACTCATTAAGCACCTGGGTTAATTGCGCTTCTGATTGCTGAGCGACAATGCCTTTAAAATTAACCGGCAGATCTTCAACCTTGTCGACGTCGTATTTGGCCAGCAGGTTATCTTTAAGAGCTTTAAACGCAGGATCACCGGCGTTGTGACCATCGCCCATCTGCCGTAATTTGTGCAATACGGCAAAGTCGGTTTCCAGCTTGCCGGGAGAGTTAACCATGACACTTGCGGTATTGGCGGCAATACGAGGAACCATTAAACACAACAGGATCCACAGCGCGATTAATGTACTAAAACTGCTGCTGTTAGACGGCGACAGGGTCGAGGCGAGCAAAACCACACCACACCAAATGCTCAGGTACAGCAGGTAACTAACAATAAACACGGCGGCGGGTAAGAGTGCTGCGCCATTGAGTACGGCAAAGACAGCGCCGATGATGAGAGGCGATAGCACCAGCACCACCGCCCCCGCCAAGGCAAGTCCTTTGCCCGCAATGAGTGTCAGTGGTGATACGCCCTGTACTTTTAAAAAATCAAGCGTGCCGGCCTCGCGCTCGCGGGTCATTACGCCAAAACCCAGTATGATAACTAATAGTGGAGCCAACACCTGCATAATGTATGACGGTGTCAGTCGTCCCAGCCAGGTCAGGCCACTACTTTGTTTTTGGTCGGCAAACGTGGCGCCGTTCTGACGATGGCCTTCCAGAAAAATAGCCGTGCCGGTAAACGGGTCGATGCCTGGGTCCAAACTGGAAAGCGGCAGCGGCGCACGAAATAAATAATGCCCATAATGCACCATTCTGTGAGGGTGTCTGTCGGGCTGATCAACAAAGGTATCTTCCGAGCTTGCCTGCATGTGCTGGCGTTGCTCTGCCGCCAATTGCACTGCGGAATAGGTGACCCATACGGATGCGGCCATCAGTAAAAATGTAATTATGACCACCGTTTGCGCCAGTTTAGAGCGCCGCCAGTAGCGCCATTCGTCACGGGCAATGGTTAATAGCGTATCGCTCATACTTGCGCCCCTTCGGTAAAGGCGCGATGTACGGCTTCGGAGTCAATATTGCCGTTTTCCGGCGCATCAAACATGCCGACAATTTCGCCGTTGCGCAGTAAACCAATACGATTTGCTACATGACAGGCGCCGTATACATCGTGGGTTACCATTAAAATGGTGACACCCTGACTGGCTAATTGTTTAACCAGGCGGTTAAATTCGTCAATTGCAACCGGATCAAGCCCTGATGTCGGTTCATCTAAAAACAGCACAGGCGTTTCACGTAATAAAGCTAAGGCAATGGCTGTTTTTTGTCGCATGCCCTTGGAGTAACTGCTCAGCGGTGTTTGCCAGGCTTGTTGCTGCAAAGCGACACGGCCTAACGACGCGGAAATATCGGCATCCGTTTGCGGTTTACCTGCGAGCGATAAGAAATAGCGTATGTTCTCGAGAGCATTTAAATGGCCGTAGAGCATCACTGATTCAGGTAAATAAGCGACTTTTTGGCGCACAATATCCGGCTGTGTCTGAACACTAATACCGGCAATTGACACAGAGCCCGAGGTGGGCGTCATCAGGCCCAATAATGTTTTAATGGTTGTTGATTTACCGGCACCGTTGCCGCCCAACAATGCCAGTACTTCACCCGCTCTGACATCAAATGTAACGTTGTTTAAAATTTGTTTGGAACCAACCGAAACACAAAGCTTTTCGGCACTGATTACAGCGTCTGACATTCTTACCTAATCCGTTCTTATTGTTGATATGTTATAATATAACATTTGATGGTCGCAATAATGCCAGAGCTGACGGCTTATTGTCTACGAAATTTGTTTGCTTATCGCAAACTGATTTGCCAGCAGTAATGGCCAGCAACAATAGGATAGGCTTCGGGAACGCCTTGGTCGTTTATACAGATAACCTCAGCGAGCTGGTTAAAAAAGCGTATTGCAAGCGGGTATTAACCCCGTTGCCCGCAGCAGTGTTAACATGATAGTGACGCCGTGTAACCAGGTTACGCGCCGTGCCAGCTTAGTCCTGCGCTAATTTATACAGTTCACTACCGGCCGAAAGAAATGCGCCCACACCATATACTTCGGTTTTATCCGGCCAGGCGTCACCGGGGCCAGCGCCCACGGGTTGAACATAACCAAGCATGCCGTCGCTGGTGATATGGCTGGTTAAACTTTGCCAGCCGCGCTCGATGGTAGGGAGATAGGTGTTTTTATCCAGATAGCCATTATTAACTCCCCACGCTAAGCCATAGGTAAAAAATGCCGTACCTGAGGTTTCGGGAGTCGGGTACAGCGCGGCTGCTTTCAGGCTCATTGCCCAGTGACCCTCTTGTGTTTGCAACGCAATAAGGCTGGCAGCCATATCTTTATAAAGGCGTGTGAAGTAAGCTTTTTGTGGTCCTTGTGGTAACTCTTCGAGGATTAGCGTCAGGCCGCCAAATACCCAGCCATTGCCGCGCGACCAAAATATTTTATGGCCATTGTCTCGCTCATGAATAAAGTGCTCGTCGCGGTAAAAGAGGTTTTCCTGCTTATCATAAAGGTGATTTACCGTGGCAACATATTCGGCAAACATCCAGTCACGAAAATCATCGTTGTTGGTAATGTTAGCCAGTTTGGCCCACACTGGTGGCGCCATAAACAGCGCATCGCACCAGGTCCAGCGCTCGGTATATTTATAATGATTTAAGCGCATGGGCTGGGTGCTGGGGTTATTCATAATCCAGTTGGTACGGTCGAGGGTTTTCGCCAACATGTGCGGCTTTTTGTATTTGCGATAAAGCTCAATGTACAGCTGGCCTACTGCCTGATCATCAGCGTGGTATTTGCCCGGACCCAAATCCCAGTTGTTTTGGGCAGCCACATCAAGCAAAAACTCGTAGTATTTGTTGGTGGGAGCCATTTTTGCCCACTTTTCCATGCCGATGTAAAGGGCTCCGTAAGTCCAGGCGTTAAATCGGTTTTCCCATTCATTTTCACGTTCCATGTCGTCATGGAAGTGCTCTATTTGCCAGTCGGCCACCCGTTGCATATCTGTCATTATCTGACTTTTGTCAGGCAGTTTTGCCTGCGCCACAAAAACCAGCTGTAAGATGACAGCGGTTAATGTGCAGATAAAAAGCTTCATTGGTGTCAATCCTTAAACTCTGTTGCCAGACCTGCCAGGTCAATTTCTGCCAAGTCATTGAGATATATAAGAGCGATACAAACGCGAAACATTGCGGCCAGTGGCTTACGCTATTTGCAGTACCAATAGCATGCCTGACTGGAAAAAAATAATGAAAGTGCCTGGATTTATTTTATTTTTCAGTAAAGTTCAGGATATGAACTCCCAGGCTGGTTGCTGAGTTCAACAGTGAGGTGATAGGTTGCCTACCGTTTTCAAGGGAGTATCAGAAATTGCGACATGCAACTGTTCGTTATTGAGCATCTTGTGCCATCGAGTACAAGCGGGCGAGTTCATCATTCAGACTGGTGGCGGGCATACTTTGCCCTGCTCGCTGATACCAGTAGCGGGCGTTAAATTCATCGCCTTCTTCACGGTGCAGGTAACCATGAATAAGGCAGGATAGCGTGTCGTTGCGATCCTGCACAAGGTCATGGGCGGCATCCCAATTGCCCTGCTCAGCATGTTTGAGTGCCTCAATATGTAGTGCTGTCATTTTTTCTGCCTCGCTGCTTTCGACGATTGTGCGTATATCTCACATTACTCTTGGTATGGCGAGGGGCCGCCTTCGGCAATAAAGCGTTCTACTCTTTGTTCCAGCACGGCCAGGGGCACGGAGCCCATTTGCAGGATCATGTCATGGAAATGG encodes:
- a CDS encoding ABC transporter permease, coding for MSDTLLTIARDEWRYWRRSKLAQTVVIITFLLMAASVWVTYSAVQLAAEQRQHMQASSEDTFVDQPDRHPHRMVHYGHYLFRAPLPLSSLDPGIDPFTGTAIFLEGHRQNGATFADQKQSSGLTWLGRLTPSYIMQVLAPLLVIILGFGVMTREREAGTLDFLKVQGVSPLTLIAGKGLALAGAVVLVLSPLIIGAVFAVLNGAALLPAAVFIVSYLLYLSIWCGVVLLASTLSPSNSSSFSTLIALWILLCLMVPRIAANTASVMVNSPGKLETDFAVLHKLRQMGDGHNAGDPAFKALKDNLLAKYDVDKVEDLPVNFKGIVAQQSEAQLTQVLNEFAEQQMQREKAQSDIARRFGWLSPVLAIQTASMKLAGTDLENYHRFLREAEAVRFDFVQSLNKLHAEGLSYAADSNKYSSHEAKKKATVSAENWHILNDFRFTGLAAKQRVAQSLASLLQLLLSLIVVVGTILFAGKRV
- a CDS encoding DUF3526 domain-containing protein, translating into MNWLDIRRESRFVLGRKSTQFVLLASLLIALFSVWTGSAEVAQQHATIERLLAADKTDREEVTASHHDYGYVAYYSFHLTYSSPSPLAFAALGVRDVYPWKHRIRMLALEGQIHESDTQNPELAMTGRIDFAFVVAVLAPLLLILLLHDMRAAERASGRLDFLTVTARSGMSLWPLRTLILMLALWLSLLLPFAIAALLNGVSAAMILAVALVVLVYLAGWSALCYGVSRMTYPAPVLASFLLGFWLLTTFIIPAVGNVMIEKTVHGPQGGEILMTQREAVNDAWDLPVHTTMDAFVATHPQWAGKTEISSLFEWKWYYAFQQVGDQQAAPLALAYQQSAEQKYRIAGWIAWLSPATLLQRTLTHWAETDAVAAWQYEQQVRRFHSELRHFYYPLLFNNQQFKMQILDTRPEFTPEQPSMK
- a CDS encoding ABC transporter ATP-binding protein, whose translation is MSDAVISAEKLCVSVGSKQILNNVTFDVRAGEVLALLGGNGAGKSTTIKTLLGLMTPTSGSVSIAGISVQTQPDIVRQKVAYLPESVMLYGHLNALENIRYFLSLAGKPQTDADISASLGRVALQQQAWQTPLSSYSKGMRQKTAIALALLRETPVLFLDEPTSGLDPVAIDEFNRLVKQLASQGVTILMVTHDVYGACHVANRIGLLRNGEIVGMFDAPENGNIDSEAVHRAFTEGAQV
- a CDS encoding glycoside hydrolase family 88/105 protein; this translates as MKLFICTLTAVILQLVFVAQAKLPDKSQIMTDMQRVADWQIEHFHDDMERENEWENRFNAWTYGALYIGMEKWAKMAPTNKYYEFLLDVAAQNNWDLGPGKYHADDQAVGQLYIELYRKYKKPHMLAKTLDRTNWIMNNPSTQPMRLNHYKYTERWTWCDALFMAPPVWAKLANITNNDDFRDWMFAEYVATVNHLYDKQENLFYRDEHFIHERDNGHKIFWSRGNGWVFGGLTLILEELPQGPQKAYFTRLYKDMAASLIALQTQEGHWAMSLKAAALYPTPETSGTAFFTYGLAWGVNNGYLDKNTYLPTIERGWQSLTSHITSDGMLGYVQPVGAGPGDAWPDKTEVYGVGAFLSAGSELYKLAQD